The genomic DNA AAAAATTAATTTAGGTTATTCTTTTAAGGAATTATCAAAAGATGAAAGAGAATATCATGATGATAAAATTCAAGGTGGAATGTACTATGGAATAGGCGGCGGAATTGATTTTAGAGATATGTCTGTTGGAGTTATGTACCAAGTTAATAAAAATGGGATAGAAGAACGAAATGCACGTAAAGATGATTCTCGAGTTACTGTGTCTGTAGATTATAAATTAGAAATATAAAAAAGCTGCTCAAATCTATAAAGATAAAAGATTTGTAACAGCTTTTTTATTATAATTTTATTAATTCTTCTATATTTTTTACTCCAAAATAGACTTCATCATTATTTGTTACTAAAGCAGGAACACTCATAATATTATATTTATCTTTAAATTCTTTAAATGTAAAAACATCTATGATCTCTACTTCAATATTTTTATTTCTGATTGCTATTTGTTGAGCTGCTTGCACAAGCTCAGGGCATTTATTACAGCTTAGAGTAACTCCTATTCTCCATACCTTTTTATTACTAATACTTTGAATTTTATCTTTAATTTCTTCAGATAAAGTTTGTCCTGGTCCAGCTATGTTATACATTGCTAATATAAACGATGTAAGCTCATGACCACTAGGTAAAGTTGAATATTTTAAGTTCTTATATTTTTTATTATGATCTAATATAACAATTGTTGGAACTTTGTCTATATTTATAGAATTTTCAAATTCTTTATCTTCTCCATAATTTAAACTTGAAAAATGTATTTTAGGAGAAACTGCAACTAACTCTTTTACAAATAATTCCATTTTTAAAGACGCTTCATCATTTTCTTTTTTTATAACTGTTATATTGATATCGTTTTCAAAACGTTGTGTTATTTGTTCTAGTTGAATTTTTAAATTACTATCTAAAAATTCTTCTTTTGTATTTTTTATTTCTGTTGTTGATTTTATATTTTGATCATATGATACTTTATATTTTTCTTTAACAGATTCGATATATTTTTCTATATTATATGCAACTTCTGCTCCATCTGAAACAGCTGTAACAAGTTGACGAAGTTGCTTAGGTCTAATATCTCCAGCTGCATAGACACCATTAATATTAGTCATCAAATTACTGTCAGTTTTTATAAAACCAAAACTATCTAAATCTAAAATATTTTTAAAAAGATCACTTTGTGGCTTATATCCAACAAAAACAAAGATACCAAAATATTCATTATCTTTAACTTGATAATTAGTAATTTCCTTAGTTTGATTATTTATAAATTTAGCTTCTCTAAGTTGCATATCTCCAGTTGCTTCTAATATTTCTGTATTAAATTTAACGTCAATTTTAGGATTAGATAATACTTTATCAGCTATTGATTGTGCACATGTAAATTGTGGTTCTCTTGCTATAACAGTAACTTTTTTAGCATATTTTGTTAAGAAAATAGCTTCTTCAGCAGCAGCAAAACCAGCACCTATTACAAATACATCCATTCCTGTAAAAAATTCTCCATCACAAGTTGCACAATATGCAACACCTCGACCTTCAAATTCTTTTTCGCCTTTAAATCCTAATTTTCTAGGAGAAGCACCAGTAGCTATAACTACAGTTAATGCTTTATAGACATTTTTATTTGTAACAACTTCTTTTATATCATTTTCTAGTTTAACGTCAGTAACTTCTTCTGATACAATATTAACACCAAAGTTTAGTGCCTGTTGCTTTAAATTTTGTCCATACTCACTACCAGTAGTTTGGAAAATTCCTGGATAATTAACTACTTCATTTGTAACATTGATTTGTCCACCAGGATTTTCTTTTTCAATTATTAAAGTATCTAATTTGGCTCTACCACCATAAATACCAGCTGTCAATCCTGCAGGTCCACCACCTATGATCAACATATCGTAAATTTTATCCATATTTTTCACTCCATTTTAATTATAATAATTATAATTTACCAACTAAGTCTATTGTAGGTTTTATTGCTTCATCTCCTGGATGCCATTTAGCAGGGCAAACTTCTCCATGTTCTTCTACAAATTTAGCTGCTTGTAGTTTTCTTAAAAGTTCACTTGCTTCTCTTCCTATTCCAAGATCATGTACTTCATAAGCAACGATTTTTCCTTCAGGATTAATAATAAAACTTCCTCTTAAAGCTAATCCTTCTTCTTCAATCATAACTTCAAATTCTCTAGATAATTTTCCAGTAGGATCACCAATCATTGCAAATTTTATTTTTTTAATTCTATCTGAAGTATCATGCCATGCTTTATGTACAAAGTGAGTGTCTGTAGATACAGAGTACACTTCACAACCTTCAGCTTTAAATTGTTCATAATGTTCAGCTAAATCTTCTAATTCAGTTGGACATACAAATGTAAAATCTGCTGGATAAAATACTACTGCTGACCATTTACCTTTTAAATCTTTATCTGTAATTTGTATAAATTCTCCATTTTTATAAGCATCTGCTTTAAATTCTCCAATTTTTTTTCCTATTAATGCCATATTATTACCTCCGTTTATTTGTTTTATTTATATTTTGATTATAAAACATTTTTTAAATAAAGTCAACTAATTTTATCTAGTTTAATATTAATAACTACTTATAGAGAGTAATTTCCAATAATAAAAAAACAATTAAAATTAATTTTAAATATTCAATGCTGACATAATTAAGAAAATGATGTATAATGAAACAGACAAGATTTTTGGGTTGTAATATTGAAATATTGAGGTATAAATAATGGAACTAGGTAAAAAGAAAAAAGTGATTTTATTGACTATTGATAATGTTAATGAAAATATAAAAAAAATTCTTTTAGGAACAAACATAAGCTTCTTAGTTATTTTATTTTTTAGTAAAAATTATGAGGAAAATAAAATATTACTTGAAACGACAAAAAAGTACTTTGAAAAGAAAGAAAAAAATTCATATTTAAAAGATGTAATAATTATATCTGAACGAGAGTATTTAGCAAATGATCTATTAGTAAAAGCAGTTATCACACCTTACAATATTCATTCTTTTAGGTATTTTGATTTTGTTAATTACTATGAAAATTGTAATTATGAAAATAGTGATGAATTTATTAAATTTTGTGCAACTACATTAAATTATAAATACGATTTATATAATGATAAAGATCCTTGGATATACCATCAAAATAATACAAATGTATTAGTTCTGACAGAAGACTCACATCAAAAGATTATGGAAAATTATCATAAAATAAAAAATACTATACCACAAATTATTGTTTCAATTTTTACTGGAAATAAAGATGAAAAACTGATTAATCTTTTAAAACTAATTGGAGCAGATGCTGAACTTACATTAACATTTATAAATAATAAAGATATTGCATACAATAAAAGAAGTGATGTGTACATATATATAGAAAATGAAAACTTTAAGGATATTGGATTTGAATTTATAAATGACGTACTTTATTATACAAATTATCCAGAAGGTATTAGTGTTTTAAAAAAATATATGAATATTCCTGATAAAAATTTTGATGTAGACATATTTTATGACGAGGCTGCAGAGTTAGATAAAAAAGAAAAAAAGTACTATACTTTAAATGTAATACCAGGAAATTCTCTTAGACGCGAGTTTATCTATCAAGATGAAAATCTAATATTCAATATAGGATTGCAAAAAAAATATGTATTAAGTAAATATAATAAAATGTAAAAAAAGCTGTTACAAGTTGATGACCTAAATTATCTCATTGATTTGAACAGCTTTTTTCTATGGAGAATATATACATTTTTCTCTTTTATAATACTATAATTCATATAGTGAAAATAGAATATTTACTTATTTAAAAACTGAAGGTATTATAAGCATATCAACTCATATGGAGGATTAAATGGAGAGATTATTTAAACATATGAATAAACAAATAATTGAAACTTGTGATTTGCTTTGTGAAAATACCTTTATTTTTAATCACAAGTGGGATATGGAAGTTTGTAAAACACCTTATACTTTTCCAAAGGAAATAATTTGGAATTGTATTCCTTTTGGAGATCCTGAATGGACTTTCATGTTAAATAGACACAAATATTGGATCTACTTAGCTAAGGCATATATACTAACTTCTAATAAAAAATATCTAGATACTTTTTGTTATCAAGTTAATTCTTGGATTGATAATGTTGATATTTCTAAAGATGCATTTAAAGATTGTAGTCGAACTATAGAAATAGGTATTAGATGTCTAAACTGGATAAAATCACTGCATATTTTTAAACAATCATCATTAGACTTAAAAAACATAGAAACTAAAATGGTTAATTCACTAATTTCACAATCGAAAATGTTAATAGATATATATGATGATTTTAGAACTCTTAGCAATTGGGGAGTTATGCAAAACTGTGGACTCATATCTCTAGCTCTTAATTATAAAGAAAGCTATCCTATACTAAACGGATATTTAACTATTGCTCTTAAAAGATTAGAGCACCAATGTATAATACAAATTTTGTCTGATGGAATTCATTGGGAGCAGTCTCCTATGTATCAAAATGAAGTACTTAATTGTCTTCTAGATATAGCATTTGATTATAAACATTTAAATTTAGATATTCCAGAGTTTATTTTAAATAGTATAAAAAAACTTGCCTATAGCAATGCTTATATGAAAAAACCAAACCATTACCAACCTATGCAAGGAGATAGTGATAGTACAGATTTACGAGATATTATTACTAGATCAGCGTATATTTTAAAAGATGGTTTACTTAAATATTTTGGTTATCATCATGTTGATCCAGAATCTCTTTGGGATATTAAAAATGAAAATATTTTAGAATATGAGCAATTAGAAATTATACAACCTAATTTTACTTCTGTAGCTCTTAAAGAAAGTGGAAATTTTTATTTAAGAGATTCTTTTAAAGAAGATAGTAATTATTTATGGTTTAGATGTGGAGCTATAGGAAGTGGGCACGGTCATGGAGAACATTTACATTTTGATTTAGTTTGTAGAGGTGAAAATTTTATAAGTGATCCTGGAAGATTTACTTATGTAGAAAATGACCCAGATAGAAACTTTTTAAAAAGCTGTTTTGCTCATAATACAACTATAGTGGATAATAAGCCTTTTAGTGAATTTAATGGTGCTTGGGGTATAATTAAATCTGCATTAACTACTAATTCATATCATATATTTAAAAAAGAATTTGATTTTGTTGAAGGTGGACATTTAGGATATATGTTTCTTCCCTCACCTGTTATAGCTAATAGAAAAATTTTATATTTTAAAACTCACAATATTTGGGTTATAATCGATGAATTTATAACAGAAGGAAGTCATAATTATTCACAAATATTTAATTTTGAACCAAATAAAACACCAGAAATTATAAATCAAAAAACTTTTATCAAAGGCAATTCTACAGATTTGTTTATGTATTGGACAAATGAAAATGTAAAATTAAACATAAAGAAAAGTATTTTTTCTACTGAATATAATACAAAGTCAGATAATTATCAAATAGTATCCTCTCTACAAGGAAATGGAAATAAAACTATTTTTACTGTTTTATCATGTAATGAAGTAAAAGTTGAAAATATCCCAATTTTCAGAGGGAACAAAAGTCATGTCCCATCTACAGAAGCTAACGCTATAAAAATATTGTTAGATTTACACAATTCAATTATAGTTTTTAATGGAATGATTGATATTAACAATCAGAAAAAAAGTTATTTAATTGAGGATACTATATTTTATGGAAAAACTGGTTTTATAAAAAAACAAGATAATGAAATAAAAATAGAAGTTATAAAATATTAGATTTAGTGCTGAAAAGCAAATGCTTTTCAGCACTAAACTTATGCTCCTAAATAGGCTTTTTTTACATCAGGATTATTTAAAAGATCTCTAGCTTTCCCTTCTATTGTTATTTTTCCTGTTTCTATTACATAAGCATAATCAGCAACAGATAAAGCCATTTTAGCATTTTGTTCAACTAGTAAAATGGTAACACCTTCAGTTTTTAATTTTTTTATTACATTAAAAATTTCTTTTACAAATAGTGGAGATAACCCCATAGATGGCTCATCTAATATAAGTAGCTTAGGTCGACTCATCAACGCTCTTCCCATTGCTAACATTTGTTGTTCTCCACCAGATAATGTACCTGCCATTTGATTTTTTCTTTCTGACATTCTAGGAAAAGTTTTATAAAATTTTGCTCTATCTTTTTCTAAATTTTCAGGAGAATCATTTACAGTAAATGAGCCTAGTTTCAAATTATCTTTAACAAGTAATTTTGAAAAAATACGTCTTCCTTCTGGAACTTGTGCAATTCCTTTTTGACATATAATGTGTGAAGCGAAATTTGTGATATTTTCATTTTCAAACTGAATAACTCCTTTTTTAGATGGAATAAGTCCAGATATACTCTGTAATGTTGTTGTTTTTCCTGCTCCATTTGCTCCTATTAATGATACAATCTCGCCTTTTTTTACTTTTAAGGAAATACCTTTTAAAGCGTGAATATTATCATAAAATACATGTAAATTATCAATTTGTAACATACAATCATTTTCCATATTTATTCCTCCCTAATATCTTCATCATCTTTTCCAAGGTAAGCACTAACAACAATAGGATTATTTACTACCTCTTTGGGATTGCCTTCTGCTATTAATACTCCATGATCTAGTACAACAAGTTTTTCACAAATTCCTAGAACTAACTTCATATCATGCTCAATTAATAGTATAGCAATATTAAATGTATCTCTTATAAATTTAATGGTTTTCATTAACTCTTCTGTTTCTATTGGATTCATTCCAGCTGCTGGTTCATCTAATAATAAAAGTTTAGGATTAGTTGCTAATGCTCTCGCTATTTCTAATTTACGTTGTTGGCCATACGGAAGATTTCCAGCTAAACTATTTTTATATTTTTCTAATCCAAAAATGGTTAATAGATTTATAGCTTTATCATAGGCTTTTTTTTCTTCATTCCAAAATTTTGGTAATCTAAATGTACCAGAAAATAACCCGTAAGACATATTAAAGTTATTAGCTACTAAAACATTATCAAGTACTGTCATATTTTTAAAAAGACGTATATTTTGAAATGTTCTGGCTAATCCTTGTCTAACAAGTTTAAATGTCTTAGTTTTTTTTACTCTTTTACCATTAAAATAATATTCACCAGAAGTAGGAGAGTAAACTCCAGTTAATATATTAAATACTGTTGTTTTACCTGCACCATTAGGTCCTATTAATCCTACTAATTCTTTTTCTCTTATTTGTAAATTAAAATTACTTACAGCTTTTAATGCACCAAAAGTTATA from Fusobacterium hominis includes the following:
- a CDS encoding FAD-dependent oxidoreductase; the encoded protein is MDKIYDMLIIGGGPAGLTAGIYGGRAKLDTLIIEKENPGGQINVTNEVVNYPGIFQTTGSEYGQNLKQQALNFGVNIVSEEVTDVKLENDIKEVVTNKNVYKALTVVIATGASPRKLGFKGEKEFEGRGVAYCATCDGEFFTGMDVFVIGAGFAAAEEAIFLTKYAKKVTVIAREPQFTCAQSIADKVLSNPKIDVKFNTEILEATGDMQLREAKFINNQTKEITNYQVKDNEYFGIFVFVGYKPQSDLFKNILDLDSFGFIKTDSNLMTNINGVYAAGDIRPKQLRQLVTAVSDGAEVAYNIEKYIESVKEKYKVSYDQNIKSTTEIKNTKEEFLDSNLKIQLEQITQRFENDINITVIKKENDEASLKMELFVKELVAVSPKIHFSSLNYGEDKEFENSINIDKVPTIVILDHNKKYKNLKYSTLPSGHELTSFILAMYNIAGPGQTLSEEIKDKIQSISNKKVWRIGVTLSCNKCPELVQAAQQIAIRNKNIEVEIIDVFTFKEFKDKYNIMSVPALVTNNDEVYFGVKNIEELIKL
- the ahpC gene encoding alkyl hydroperoxide reductase subunit C, coding for MALIGKKIGEFKADAYKNGEFIQITDKDLKGKWSAVVFYPADFTFVCPTELEDLAEHYEQFKAEGCEVYSVSTDTHFVHKAWHDTSDRIKKIKFAMIGDPTGKLSREFEVMIEEEGLALRGSFIINPEGKIVAYEVHDLGIGREASELLRKLQAAKFVEEHGEVCPAKWHPGDEAIKPTIDLVGKL
- a CDS encoding alginate lyase family protein translates to MERLFKHMNKQIIETCDLLCENTFIFNHKWDMEVCKTPYTFPKEIIWNCIPFGDPEWTFMLNRHKYWIYLAKAYILTSNKKYLDTFCYQVNSWIDNVDISKDAFKDCSRTIEIGIRCLNWIKSLHIFKQSSLDLKNIETKMVNSLISQSKMLIDIYDDFRTLSNWGVMQNCGLISLALNYKESYPILNGYLTIALKRLEHQCIIQILSDGIHWEQSPMYQNEVLNCLLDIAFDYKHLNLDIPEFILNSIKKLAYSNAYMKKPNHYQPMQGDSDSTDLRDIITRSAYILKDGLLKYFGYHHVDPESLWDIKNENILEYEQLEIIQPNFTSVALKESGNFYLRDSFKEDSNYLWFRCGAIGSGHGHGEHLHFDLVCRGENFISDPGRFTYVENDPDRNFLKSCFAHNTTIVDNKPFSEFNGAWGIIKSALTTNSYHIFKKEFDFVEGGHLGYMFLPSPVIANRKILYFKTHNIWVIIDEFITEGSHNYSQIFNFEPNKTPEIINQKTFIKGNSTDLFMYWTNENVKLNIKKSIFSTEYNTKSDNYQIVSSLQGNGNKTIFTVLSCNEVKVENIPIFRGNKSHVPSTEANAIKILLDLHNSIIVFNGMIDINNQKKSYLIEDTIFYGKTGFIKKQDNEIKIEVIKY
- a CDS encoding ABC transporter ATP-binding protein — translated: MENDCMLQIDNLHVFYDNIHALKGISLKVKKGEIVSLIGANGAGKTTTLQSISGLIPSKKGVIQFENENITNFASHIICQKGIAQVPEGRRIFSKLLVKDNLKLGSFTVNDSPENLEKDRAKFYKTFPRMSERKNQMAGTLSGGEQQMLAMGRALMSRPKLLILDEPSMGLSPLFVKEIFNVIKKLKTEGVTILLVEQNAKMALSVADYAYVIETGKITIEGKARDLLNNPDVKKAYLGA
- a CDS encoding ABC transporter ATP-binding protein; this encodes MDNVILDAKNINITFGALKAVSNFNLQIREKELVGLIGPNGAGKTTVFNILTGVYSPTSGEYYFNGKRVKKTKTFKLVRQGLARTFQNIRLFKNMTVLDNVLVANNFNMSYGLFSGTFRLPKFWNEEKKAYDKAINLLTIFGLEKYKNSLAGNLPYGQQRKLEIARALATNPKLLLLDEPAAGMNPIETEELMKTIKFIRDTFNIAILLIEHDMKLVLGICEKLVVLDHGVLIAEGNPKEVVNNPIVVSAYLGKDDEDIREE